The genomic DNA CGCCATCGTCGGCCCGAACTGGCAGGGCGCGCTGCCGCCGGGCATGGACGTGATCCACAGCCCGACCTCGACCGGCTGGCTGATCGGCTGGACCCAGACCAGCGGTCCGCAGGACTACGCCGGGGTCAACCAGATCCAGGCCAACATGACGGCCAGTTCGATGGTGGCGGCGGCGGCGGCGCCCGGCCGTCATCGTGGCGCCGGCAGCGCCTCGCCTTATCCGCAGACCGGCCCGGGCGTCGGCTCGGCCCCGATCGGCAGCGACGTGCCCATGCCGATGCCGGTGAACCTGCCAGAAGGTACGCCGGCCGAGCAGGCCGCCAGCATGGACGCCGCGTCGTTCTTCACCTTGTTCTTCGACGTGCTGCGCAACAACCCGCCGCATGCCAATGACACGCCCATGCTCGATCGCATGCGCCGCATCGGCCTGGATGGCCGCCAGCCGTTTTCGTATGGGCGCCTGAGCCCCACCGTGCAGCAGGCCCTGGCCGACGCGCAGCCGCTGGCCGGCCGCCGCATCGCCGACGGCGTGTCGCGCCTGGCCACGCCGATCAATGGCTGGAACACCGTGCTCACCGGCATCGGCACCTACGGCACCGACTACACGCGCCGCGCCGCCATCGCCTACGCCGGCCTGGGCGCGCCGACGCCGGAAGACGTGCTCTATCCGGTCACGGTGGCCGACAACAAGGGCCGCGCGCTCAACTCGAACGAAGACTACGTGCTGCACTTCGAGAAGGGCCAGCTGCCGCCGGCCAATGCCTTCTGGTCGCTGCATGTCTATAACGACAAGCACGGCTTCCCGGACAACCCCGCCAATCGCTACGCGCTGCGCAGTACCGACGACCTGAAGTACAACGCCGACGGTTCGCTCGACATCTACATCCAGCGCCGCGATCCGGGCGAGCGCAAGCGTTCCAACTGGCTGGCCACGCCGGCCGCCGATGGCCCGTTCCTGCTCAGCATGCGCCTGTACTGGCCGCAGGACGTGGCGCTGGACGGGCTGTGGGCGCCGCCGCCGGTCAAGGAAGACTGACGCGCTGCGCGCGGCCGGGCGGCGTGTGGGCGCCACTGGCCGGGCAGCTCCGCGCGGCTCCTGCGGGAGCCGCTTTTTCTTGTCCCGAGCGCCCGCGCTTTGGCGCGTTGGCCGGCGTCATTCACGTCCCCAATTTCCGTCGCGACGCGCGGTCCGGCCGGGCCTGTTGTCGCCTTACAAACCCCCTAAAGTTCATTTGCTCGGGTAAAAAAAAACACGCTATACTCTGCGGGTTTGACGCTTGCGGGATAAGAACACAGGGCGATGATTTCGCCGGTTCTGACAGGGGCAAAGGTCGTATGAACGGCTGTAGGACGGCTAGTGTGCGCGGCTGGTAATGCGCGGCTGGTAATGCATGCGTGGCTAGCGGCAATGCGTGGTTAGTGATCGCGGCTACTGATACGGCTTTTAGTACGACGGCTTTAGGCGGGGAAGTTTGATGCAGCAGAACACAGTGCGGCACGAACCTGCGCGCGGTTGGGGTGGAAAGGCCCGGGACGAGTCCTGTGGAATGAACCAGTCCGTTGCGCAACGGGGCGAGGCACGCCAGGTTCTGGCGGGTCAGGATCCGGTGGACCGGGTGCTGGTTCTCAGTGACGCGGATCGCGCGGCGCTGAATGCTCAGGCGGGCCGCGGTCTCCTGTTGGCACTGGCGGCGCAAGGCGCCATGGGGCTCGCAGCAGCAGTAATAGCGGGGGTTGTCGGAGGGGCGGCGGCAGGTTGGTCGGCGCTGGCGGGGGCAGGAGCGTATTTCATACCCAATGCGTTGTTCGCATTGCGCCTGGCTGTCAGTGTTCGGGCCGGTAAAGCCAGTCCCTTTACCTTTCTCTCTGGTGAGTTGATCAAGCTGTTCGCAACGGCATTGCTGTTGTGGCTGCTTTCGCGTGTGGCGCAGGACAGCCTCGTCTGGCCCGCCGCGCTGCTGGGTCTGATACTCACCCTGAAGGGATATCTCCTGCTTTTGATGTTCCGCAAGTTGTCATAGCGCTGCCGGGTAGGTTACGGCAAACGGAATCGTGGAATCGTCCGGCTCGCAAGGGCTCGGGCATACAGCAAATAGGGTAGGATTCAAATGGCTGCTGCCAGCGACGTGTCGCCTCAGTCCGCTTATATTCAGCACCACCTGGTGCACCTGAACAATACGGGCGAAAAACAGACTGCAATTGCTCAGTTTGACATCATCAACTACGACTCGTTGTTCTGGTCCGGCCTGACGGGCCTGATCGTCATCTTCTTCCTGTGGCGCGCCGCCCGCCGTGCGACCGCCGGCGTTCCGGGCCGCTTCCAGGCCTTCGTGGAAATGATCGTCGACATGGTCGACGACCAGGCCAAGGGCATCGTCCACAATGCCAAGAGCCGCCTCTTCATCGCTCCGCTCGCCCTCACCGTGTTCCTCTGGATCATCCTGA from Achromobacter xylosoxidans includes the following:
- a CDS encoding ATP synthase subunit I, which codes for MDRVLVLSDADRAALNAQAGRGLLLALAAQGAMGLAAAVIAGVVGGAAAGWSALAGAGAYFIPNALFALRLAVSVRAGKASPFTFLSGELIKLFATALLLWLLSRVAQDSLVWPAALLGLILTLKGYLLLLMFRKLS
- a CDS encoding DUF1254 domain-containing protein, whose amino-acid sequence is MRTSPFNRRWSAAALAGAVSVCFVTATQAQSPRSTLRLVSETPYPAAAAPAPQMSAQELRDTAIDAYVYAYPMVLMELARRKATAVQSPLDGKAPMNQFGHKAAFPDPRAADTPWPSADALYSSLWFDVSRAPLIVRLPDTGKRYTVLSALDMWSDVFASRGTRTNGPGAQSFAIVGPNWQGALPPGMDVIHSPTSTGWLIGWTQTSGPQDYAGVNQIQANMTASSMVAAAAAPGRHRGAGSASPYPQTGPGVGSAPIGSDVPMPMPVNLPEGTPAEQAASMDAASFFTLFFDVLRNNPPHANDTPMLDRMRRIGLDGRQPFSYGRLSPTVQQALADAQPLAGRRIADGVSRLATPINGWNTVLTGIGTYGTDYTRRAAIAYAGLGAPTPEDVLYPVTVADNKGRALNSNEDYVLHFEKGQLPPANAFWSLHVYNDKHGFPDNPANRYALRSTDDLKYNADGSLDIYIQRRDPGERKRSNWLATPAADGPFLLSMRLYWPQDVALDGLWAPPPVKED